The Aureispira anguillae genome contains a region encoding:
- a CDS encoding amino acid deaminase/aldolase codes for MEERTYSYYKAVFEGEEKPFAYIDLDFFDQNIKDILERAKDKKIRIASKSIRCVSLMRRILEYSPQYQGIMCYSALEAVWLSELGFDDLLVAYPTFHPKHIEQVGQAVKKGKKIYLMTDKIEHLKQINQVGAQLKVKIPICMDVDMSSTFPGIYFGVYRSSLNTIEAVEQYLDHLSDFPFVDLRGIMGYEAQIAGVGNNVEGQGVKNTVIRMLQKRSIREIRTRRTAIVELTKERVGALDFVNGGGTGSIEITRREELVTEIAAGSGFYMPTLFDSYEHFRHLPSAGYAIEIVRQPKAHVYTCLGGGYVASGPLNINKLPQPYLPKGCELYPNEMAGEVQTPIYYKGNLSLKLGDPIFFRHSKAGELCERFNELLLVQDGKIIEKTTTYRGDGQCFL; via the coding sequence ATGGAAGAACGTACATACTCGTATTACAAAGCGGTATTTGAAGGAGAAGAAAAACCCTTTGCTTATATTGATTTAGATTTTTTTGATCAGAATATAAAAGATATTTTGGAGCGGGCTAAGGACAAAAAAATTAGAATCGCTTCTAAGTCTATTCGTTGTGTTTCTTTAATGCGTCGAATACTAGAGTACAGTCCGCAGTATCAGGGGATCATGTGTTATTCGGCATTGGAGGCGGTCTGGTTGAGCGAGTTGGGCTTTGATGATTTGTTGGTGGCTTATCCTACTTTTCATCCCAAGCATATTGAGCAAGTAGGACAGGCTGTTAAAAAGGGAAAGAAAATTTATTTGATGACCGACAAAATCGAGCACCTAAAACAAATTAATCAAGTTGGGGCTCAACTCAAGGTGAAAATTCCTATTTGTATGGATGTGGATATGTCTAGTACCTTTCCTGGAATTTATTTTGGGGTTTATCGTTCTAGTCTCAATACAATTGAAGCCGTTGAGCAGTATTTAGATCACCTATCTGATTTTCCTTTTGTTGATTTAAGAGGAATTATGGGCTATGAAGCACAGATTGCAGGAGTCGGAAACAATGTAGAGGGGCAAGGCGTAAAAAATACAGTCATTAGAATGCTCCAAAAACGATCAATTCGAGAAATTCGTACCCGTAGAACTGCTATTGTTGAGTTAACTAAGGAGCGAGTAGGGGCTTTAGATTTTGTAAATGGAGGTGGAACAGGGAGTATTGAAATTACTAGGAGAGAAGAATTAGTGACCGAGATAGCGGCTGGATCAGGTTTTTATATGCCTACTTTATTTGATAGTTATGAACATTTTAGGCATCTTCCCTCGGCAGGTTATGCCATTGAGATTGTTCGACAACCTAAGGCGCATGTCTATACTTGTTTGGGGGGAGGTTATGTTGCTTCAGGACCTCTTAATATTAATAAACTACCCCAACCTTATTTGCCTAAAGGCTGTGAGTTGTATCCCAATGAAATGGCGGGAGAAGTCCAAACTCCCATCTATTACAAAGGCAATCTGTCCTTAAAATTGGGCGATCCTATTTTTTTTAGACACAGCAAGGCGGGGGAGCTTTGTGAGCGTTTTAATGAACTTTTATTGGTGCAAGATGGAAAAATTATTGAAAAAACAACAACCTATCGTGGAGATGGTCAATGTTTTTTATAA